In a single window of the Pseudohongiella acticola genome:
- a CDS encoding DUF599 domain-containing protein produces MAPTILSYLQDNQFNVVALLFFLACFRGYLYYTSLRAVDTPCLAYAMHRFRKQWIRMALTRENRIADTNIVANLERNVSFFASASLLVLAGLMTLLNSSDAVLGMLADFPFSDQSTRGEWEVKVMLLMFLFVYAFFKFTWSLRQYGLVSVMIGGAPELKLLPSEEEMARHVDSISKMSSKASGNFNNGLRSYYFSMAALSWFVNAWFFIALSAFVVFVLYRREFKSDTLGIMMEDLPDA; encoded by the coding sequence ATGGCACCAACAATATTAAGTTACCTGCAGGACAATCAGTTCAATGTAGTGGCCCTGCTATTCTTCCTGGCCTGCTTTCGTGGTTATCTTTACTACACGTCACTGCGCGCGGTGGATACACCCTGTCTGGCTTATGCCATGCACCGTTTTCGCAAGCAATGGATCCGGATGGCACTGACGCGGGAAAACCGCATTGCCGATACCAATATTGTGGCCAATCTGGAGCGAAACGTATCATTTTTTGCTTCGGCGTCATTACTGGTGCTCGCAGGCCTGATGACACTGTTGAATTCTTCAGATGCGGTGCTCGGCATGCTGGCCGATTTTCCGTTCTCCGATCAAAGCACGCGCGGCGAATGGGAAGTCAAAGTGATGTTGCTGATGTTCCTGTTTGTCTATGCGTTTTTTAAGTTCACCTGGAGCCTGCGCCAATACGGTCTGGTTTCGGTGATGATTGGTGGGGCGCCCGAACTCAAACTGCTGCCCAGCGAAGAAGAAATGGCGCGTCACGTCGACTCGATATCAAAAATGTCTTCCAAGGCATCGGGCAACTTTAATAACGGCCTGCGTAGTTACTATTTCAGCATGGCGGCACTAAGCTGGTTTGTAAACGCCTGGTTCTTTATTGCGCTGTCTGCCTTTGTTGTTTTTGTTCTTTACCGCCGCGAATTCAAGTCCGATACCTTGGGTATCATGATGGAGGATTTGCCGGATGCCTGA
- a CDS encoding ABC transporter ATP-binding protein, whose translation MEPIVSIKNLNKTYKGGFQALKNINLDIYPGEIIALLGPNGAGKTTLISTICGIAQPTSGTITVDGKDIAKDFRDTRSLIGLVPQELTTDAFETPWVTVSFSRGLFGKAKDPAYVEKVLKDVSLWEKRDNMIRTLSGGMKRRLLIAKALSHEPRILFLDEPSAGVDVELRREMWQLVHKLRDSGVTIILTTHYIEEAEEMADRIGVIADGELILVEDKKSLMQKLGKKQLVLELKQPLAELPASLKTFEIELKDDGHTLVYTFDTQAERTGITTVLDALRDAQINFRDLSTTQSSLEDIFVRLVEKG comes from the coding sequence ATGGAACCTATTGTATCGATCAAGAACCTGAACAAAACCTATAAAGGTGGTTTTCAGGCACTCAAGAACATCAATCTGGATATCTATCCCGGTGAAATCATCGCGCTGCTGGGCCCCAACGGCGCCGGCAAGACCACGCTGATTTCCACCATCTGTGGCATCGCCCAGCCGACCAGCGGCACGATTACTGTTGACGGCAAGGATATCGCAAAAGACTTCCGCGACACACGCTCGCTGATTGGCCTGGTGCCGCAGGAACTGACCACCGATGCCTTTGAAACACCCTGGGTGACGGTGAGTTTCAGTCGGGGCCTGTTTGGCAAGGCCAAGGATCCGGCCTACGTGGAAAAGGTGCTAAAGGACGTGTCGCTGTGGGAAAAACGCGACAACATGATCCGGACGCTTTCTGGCGGCATGAAGCGTCGCCTGCTGATTGCTAAGGCGCTGTCGCACGAGCCGCGCATCCTGTTTCTGGATGAACCCTCGGCCGGTGTTGACGTCGAGCTGCGCCGCGAGATGTGGCAGCTGGTGCACAAGCTGCGCGACAGCGGCGTCACCATCATCCTGACCACACACTACATCGAGGAAGCCGAGGAGATGGCAGATCGTATCGGTGTGATTGCTGATGGTGAACTGATCCTGGTGGAAGACAAAAAGAGCCTGATGCAGAAACTGGGCAAGAAACAGCTGGTGCTGGAGCTGAAGCAGCCGTTGGCAGAGCTGCCGGCATCGTTGAAGACGTTTGAAATTGAACTGAAGGACGATGGCCATACTCTGGTTTACACCTTTGATACCCAGGCTGAACGCACCGGCATTACCACCGTGCTGGACGCGCTGCGCGACGCGCAGATCAATTTCCGCGACCTGAGCACTACGCAGAGTTCGCTGGAAGACATTTTTGTTCGCCTGGTGGAAAAAGGTTGA
- a CDS encoding ABC transporter permease: MNLHAVNAIYRFEMARTRRTLLQSVVAPVITTSLYFVVFGAAIGSRINQVDGISYGAFIVPGLIMLSLLTQSISNAAFGIYFPKFTGTIYELLSAPVSMLEVVLGYVGAAATKALVLGLIILGTAAFFVDLQIDHPLVMLMFLILTAISFSLFGFIIGIWADNFEKLQMIPLLVVTPLVFLGGTFYSVSMLSPVWQMVTLFNPVFYLVSGLRWSFYGQSDVSVWVSIGIIVFFLTACLAAVAWIFKTGYHLRS; encoded by the coding sequence ATGAATCTGCATGCTGTTAACGCAATCTATCGTTTTGAAATGGCGCGCACGCGTCGCACTCTGTTGCAGAGCGTGGTGGCGCCGGTGATCACCACCTCTTTGTATTTTGTCGTGTTTGGTGCCGCCATTGGTTCGCGCATCAACCAGGTTGATGGCATCAGTTACGGCGCCTTTATTGTGCCTGGCCTGATCATGTTGTCGCTGCTGACTCAAAGTATTTCCAACGCCGCCTTTGGTATTTATTTTCCCAAGTTCACCGGCACCATCTATGAACTGCTGTCGGCGCCAGTGTCCATGCTGGAGGTGGTGTTGGGTTATGTCGGGGCTGCGGCCACCAAGGCGCTGGTGCTGGGGTTGATCATTCTGGGCACGGCCGCGTTTTTTGTTGATCTGCAGATAGATCACCCATTGGTGATGCTGATGTTTCTGATACTGACGGCGATCAGCTTCAGCCTGTTTGGTTTCATCATTGGTATTTGGGCCGACAACTTTGAGAAGTTGCAGATGATTCCCTTGCTGGTGGTAACGCCGCTGGTGTTTCTGGGTGGCACCTTCTATTCGGTCAGCATGCTGTCACCGGTCTGGCAGATGGTGACTCTGTTCAATCCGGTGTTTTATCTGGTGAGCGGGCTGCGCTGGAGTTTTTACGGTCAGTCCGATGTCAGTGTCTGGGTCAGCATCGGCATTATTGTGTTTTTCCTGACTGCCTGTCTGGCCGCGGTGGCCTGGATATTCAAAACCGGTTATCACCTGCGCAGCTAG
- a CDS encoding methyl-accepting chemotaxis protein produces MSVKSLSSMSFRARLTLWITGVVLVSVVLVSTLVYVSYRDSFTEVTMSEMEVSGSLNVRSFLDWALARQDEMRYLASLDTVRFQDLTRIEHLMLQIANAQGFYDTIFLVDPAGFGVVGVEYAGNSGRIMTPDEAQAFAVSDRAWFRQAISGEDAFSQPVISRATGNQVSTVAIPIFVDGQVVGVMRGAVRVDTILSRVSELGRGEGSEVYLLGADALPVTPASSIRQMDQPVDTEAGEAIAAGRSGVGQYTNASGTPVVGSYTFMPLLGWGLVQETRQDIAFAELSTMLWTIVAVTLVVLLVAITVSITLVRSVVKTLGGDPEYAAQVVHRVAEGDLTESINLRPNDRGSLLASINVMQGSLRTMMDEVMQYAEQVAAAATELAQVNEVTSDGIVNQNNRIDSTAAAMNEMTTTVEEVASNTHRAADSARQVSVDASSGRDVVAATVTAISALSGEIENAVKVVTELRNDSDKIGSVLQVIENIAEQTNLLALNAAIESARAGESGRGFAVVADEVRLLASRTKVSTTEIQATIEKLQGGAVRAEKVMEGSRTGATAMVERIEETDQALERITQGVLLIEEMTQQIAGAAEQQTSAAREINKNIHGISDVAEHTGRSVAQSTEASESLAGLAERLRSLVTQFQV; encoded by the coding sequence ATGTCAGTCAAATCTTTATCTTCCATGAGCTTCCGTGCTCGCCTGACCTTATGGATAACCGGTGTGGTGCTGGTCTCCGTTGTACTGGTGTCGACGCTGGTCTATGTGTCCTACCGGGACTCCTTCACGGAAGTCACCATGAGTGAGATGGAAGTGTCGGGGTCATTGAATGTACGCTCATTTCTTGACTGGGCGTTGGCGCGGCAGGATGAAATGCGCTATCTGGCCAGCCTGGACACGGTTCGTTTTCAGGATCTGACGCGGATAGAACACCTGATGCTGCAGATCGCCAATGCCCAGGGTTTCTATGACACCATCTTTCTTGTCGACCCTGCCGGCTTCGGTGTTGTCGGCGTGGAGTATGCCGGCAATAGCGGTCGCATCATGACGCCCGACGAGGCGCAGGCCTTTGCTGTCTCCGACCGGGCCTGGTTCCGTCAGGCCATCAGTGGAGAAGATGCGTTCTCGCAGCCGGTGATTTCACGGGCGACCGGCAATCAGGTCAGCACCGTGGCGATACCGATTTTTGTTGATGGTCAGGTGGTTGGCGTTATGCGCGGCGCAGTGCGCGTTGATACCATCCTGAGCCGGGTCAGCGAACTGGGCCGCGGTGAAGGCTCAGAAGTATATCTGCTGGGTGCCGACGCCTTGCCGGTGACGCCGGCTTCCTCAATTCGTCAAATGGATCAACCCGTGGACACCGAGGCCGGTGAGGCCATCGCCGCCGGTCGCAGCGGCGTCGGGCAATACACCAATGCGTCGGGCACGCCCGTGGTGGGCAGCTATACCTTCATGCCTCTGCTGGGCTGGGGCCTGGTACAGGAGACCCGCCAGGACATCGCGTTTGCAGAGCTCAGTACCATGCTCTGGACCATTGTTGCGGTGACGTTAGTGGTGCTGCTGGTCGCCATCACCGTCAGTATCACGCTGGTGCGCAGTGTCGTGAAAACGCTGGGCGGTGACCCTGAGTATGCGGCGCAGGTTGTGCATCGGGTGGCTGAGGGCGATCTTACTGAATCAATCAATTTGCGCCCCAACGACCGTGGCAGTCTGTTGGCATCCATCAATGTCATGCAGGGCAGCCTGCGCACGATGATGGATGAGGTAATGCAGTACGCTGAACAGGTGGCAGCCGCCGCCACCGAGCTGGCCCAGGTCAACGAAGTGACCAGTGACGGTATCGTTAACCAGAACAATCGCATCGACAGTACTGCCGCCGCCATGAATGAGATGACAACAACCGTGGAAGAGGTGGCGTCCAACACTCACCGTGCTGCAGACAGCGCACGGCAGGTGAGCGTGGATGCCTCCAGCGGCCGCGACGTGGTTGCCGCCACCGTGACTGCGATCAGCGCTCTGTCGGGTGAAATCGAAAATGCGGTGAAGGTTGTCACCGAACTGCGAAATGATAGCGATAAGATTGGCAGCGTTTTGCAGGTTATCGAAAACATCGCTGAACAGACCAACCTGCTGGCGCTGAATGCGGCCATCGAATCAGCGCGGGCGGGCGAGAGTGGCCGCGGTTTCGCTGTGGTGGCCGATGAGGTGCGCTTGCTGGCCAGCAGAACCAAAGTGTCGACCACTGAGATTCAGGCAACCATTGAAAAGCTGCAGGGCGGTGCGGTCAGAGCCGAGAAGGTCATGGAGGGCAGCCGCACTGGTGCCACGGCCATGGTAGAACGGATCGAGGAAACCGATCAGGCGCTGGAGCGTATTACTCAGGGCGTGTTACTGATCGAGGAGATGACGCAACAGATCGCCGGTGCGGCTGAACAGCAGACGTCGGCGGCTCGCGAAATCAACAAGAATATCCACGGTATCAGTGATGTTGCCGAACACACCGGTCGCAGCGTGGCGCAATCGACCGAAGCCAGTGAGTCGCTGGCCGGGCTGGCAGAACGGTTACGTTCGCTGGTCACCCAATTTCAGGTTTGA
- a CDS encoding sensor domain-containing diguanylate cyclase has translation MYRRKFLFVSALTALMVIGFMATSLTSYFVAQDSLSRNISEQMLPLTSDNIYSEIQRDLLRPILISSVMATDTFVRDWALNGEADDERIIAYLREIQQQYQTITAFYVSDESRRYYHPSGVLRTVSPDEPGDEWYFRVRNMRAPFEVNVDTDTADRSRVSIFINYRVVDYNNNYIGATGVGLSVEAVTQLIETYQERYNRSIFFVDRQGNVTLTGRGFDQAMRLQDQDSLGPLATQILSTPSAAINFSDSQGNRVYLNSRLVPEFDWYLIVEQNSSTSSQQLDNTLLLNLGLSLAIMVLVLIIAHFTLRSYQRRLEDMATRDRLTGVANRHLFEMIFDHVTKNNQRYARPIALIGIDIDHFKRINDTHGHQAGDLVLQAVANAILQHTRDSDTLCRWGGEEFVLLLDNCTSEAAMQRAEIIRNGVKAQVVAFGRAQLTVTLSLGVTTYHQGEALDALVARADTALYQAKEEGRDRSVLAG, from the coding sequence ATGTACAGAAGAAAGTTCTTATTCGTCAGCGCCCTGACAGCGCTCATGGTCATTGGATTCATGGCCACCAGCCTGACCAGCTACTTTGTTGCTCAGGATTCGCTGTCGCGCAATATTTCCGAGCAGATGCTGCCGCTGACCAGTGACAATATTTACTCGGAGATTCAGCGCGACCTGCTGCGCCCCATCCTGATCTCTTCCGTCATGGCGACCGACACATTCGTGCGCGACTGGGCGCTGAATGGTGAAGCAGATGACGAGCGCATTATTGCCTACCTGCGCGAAATACAGCAGCAGTATCAAACCATTACCGCATTCTATGTGTCCGATGAAAGCCGTCGTTATTACCACCCCAGCGGCGTGCTGAGAACAGTATCGCCGGATGAGCCAGGCGACGAATGGTACTTCCGGGTACGCAATATGCGTGCGCCCTTTGAAGTCAATGTGGATACCGACACCGCTGATCGCAGCCGGGTCAGCATCTTCATCAATTACCGGGTAGTGGATTACAACAACAACTACATTGGCGCCACCGGGGTCGGCCTGTCGGTCGAGGCTGTGACGCAACTGATCGAAACCTACCAGGAGCGCTATAACCGCTCCATCTTTTTTGTTGATCGCCAGGGCAACGTCACCCTGACCGGACGTGGTTTTGACCAGGCCATGCGCCTGCAGGATCAGGATTCCCTGGGGCCACTCGCCACCCAGATTCTGAGCACACCCAGCGCCGCCATCAACTTTAGCGATTCACAGGGCAATCGTGTTTATCTGAACAGCCGCCTGGTGCCCGAATTCGACTGGTATCTGATTGTCGAGCAGAACTCATCGACCTCTTCCCAACAACTCGACAACACCCTGTTGCTGAATCTGGGACTGTCACTGGCCATCATGGTGCTGGTGCTGATTATTGCCCACTTTACCCTGCGTTCGTATCAGCGCCGGCTGGAAGACATGGCTACCCGGGATCGCCTGACTGGTGTCGCCAACCGGCACCTGTTCGAGATGATCTTTGACCACGTCACTAAAAACAATCAGCGCTATGCACGCCCGATCGCACTGATCGGCATCGATATTGATCACTTCAAACGTATCAATGACACGCACGGCCATCAGGCCGGTGATCTGGTACTGCAGGCGGTGGCCAATGCCATCCTGCAGCACACCCGTGATAGCGACACGCTTTGCCGCTGGGGTGGCGAGGAATTTGTCCTGCTATTGGACAATTGCACCAGCGAAGCGGCCATGCAACGGGCCGAGATTATCCGCAACGGCGTCAAAGCCCAGGTGGTTGCCTTCGGGCGCGCCCAGCTGACCGTGACCCTGAGTCTGGGTGTGACCACTTACCATCAGGGCGAAGCTCTGGACGCCCTGGTTGCCCGTGCTGACACCGCGCTGTATCAGGCCAAGGAAGAGGGCCGGGATCGCAGCGTACTCGCGGGTTAG